In Salmo salar chromosome ssa03, Ssal_v3.1, whole genome shotgun sequence, a single genomic region encodes these proteins:
- the LOC106602007 gene encoding 4-aminobutyrate aminotransferase, mitochondrial produces the protein MASSLLSRQLVLSLQQNLRLTAPGCRYVSKAAAKTQMEFEYDGPSMKTEVPGPRSKELTKQLGEMQNVGAINFFCNYEESRGNYLVDVDGNRMLDVYTQISSIPIGYNHPSLIKVMSNPNNMSAFVNRPALGIMPPENFPEKLAESLLSVAPSGMSRVQTMACGSCSNENAYKAMFIWYRNKERGHNIPSDEDMSSCMINQSPGCPDLSILSFMGGFHGRTMGCLATTHSKAIHKLDVPSFDWPIAPFPKLKYPLEEFKRENAQEEARCLEEVEDLIVQWRQKGRPVAGIVIEPIQAEGGDNHATPDFFKKLRNIARKHGSAFHVDEVQTGGGATGKFWAHEHWGMDDPADIVSFSKKMLTGGFYHKDELQADKAYRIFNTWMGDPSKNLFLAEVLNVIRRENLLEEVTRSGKTLLQGLYQLQDQYPNLLSSARGQGTFCAIDIRDDATRNSIILKARDKGVLLGGCGDRSIRFRPALVFKEYHVHMFLNVFSDVLAEHN, from the exons ATGGCGTCCTCTCTGCTCAGCAGGCAGCTGGTCCTCTCCCTCCAGCAGAACCTCAGGCTCACTGCACCAG GCTGCAGGTATGTCAGTAAGGCAGCAGCTAAGACTCAGATGGAGTTTGAATACGATGGGCCTTCCATGAAGACCGAGGTCCCAGGACCCCGTTCCAAG GAGCTGACCAAACAGTTGGGAGAGATGCAG aATGTGGGAGCAATCAATTTCTTCTGTAACTatgaggagagcagaggaaaCTACCTGGTGGACGTGGACGGAAACCGCATGCTGGACGTCTACACACAGATCTCCTCCATCCCTATTG GATATAACCATCCCTCACTCATTAAAGTGATGTCCAACCCCAACAatatg aGTGCGTTTGTGAACAGGCCAGCTCTTGGGATCATGCCACCCGAGAACTTTCCGGAAAAGCTGGCGGAAAGCCTTCTCTCA GTTGCTCCTAGTGGTATGAGCCGTGTTCAGACCATGGCCTGTGGATCCTGCTCCAATGAGAATGCATATAAAGCCATGTTCATCTGGTACAGA aataAGGAGAGAGGCCACAACATCCCCTCTGATGAAGACATGAGCTCCTGTATGATCAACCAG agccCTGGCTGTCCAGACCTCAGCATCCTGTCGTTTATGGGTGGATTTCATGGCAGGACAATGG GTTGCTTGGCAACGACGCACTCCAAGGCCATCCACAAGCTGGATGTGCCGTCATTTGATTGGCCGATCGCTCCCTTCCCTAAACTGAAGTACCCTCTGGAGGAGTTCAAACGGGAGAACGCACAGGAAGAGGCCCGCTGCctggaggag GTAGAGGACCTGATAGTCCAGTGGCGTCAGAAGGGCCGGCCGGTGGCTGGGATAGTGATTGAACCCATCCAGGCTGAGGGAGGAGACAACCACGCAACACCGGACTTCTTCAAGAAGCTACGGAACATCGCACGCAAG caTGGCAGTGCGTTCCATGTGGATGAGGTGCAGACAGGTGGAGGAGCTACCGGGAAGTTCTGGGCTCATGAACACTGGGGGATGGACGACCCCGCTGACATCGTCTCCTTCAGCAAGAAGATGCTCACTGGAGGTTTTTACCATAAAGATGAGCTGCAGgcagacaag GCCTACCGTATCTTTAACACGTGGATGGGTGACCCGTCTAAGAACCTGTTCCTGGCTGAGGTTCTGAACGTGATCCGCAGAGAGAACCTTCTGGAGGAGGTGACCCGCTCTGGGAAGACTCTGCTACAgggactctaccaactacag GACCAGTACCCTAACCTGTTGAGCAGTGCTCGGGGACAGGGGACATTCTGTGCCATCGACATCCGTGATGACGCCACACGCAACAGCATCATCCTCAAAGCCCGGGACAAGG gtgtTCTGCTGGGTGGCTGTGGAGATCGGTCCATCCGGTTCCGTCCTGCTCTGGTGTTTAAAGAGTACCATGTTCACATGTTCCTGAACGTGTTCAGCGACGTCCTGGCAGAACACAACTAG